A single Dechloromonas denitrificans DNA region contains:
- a CDS encoding Maf family nucleotide pyrophosphatase translates to MPPKLILASTSPYRRELLGRLGLPFEVANPQTDESPLAGETPEAMALRLSEAKARAVAEAYPDALIIGSDQVATVDGEIYGKPGTHERAVEQLRALSGKTVNFFTGLCLFNSRTGEADVHGVPTLVTFRQLRDTEIENYLRREPAYNCAGSAKSEGLGIALLSSMKGEDPNALVGLPLIALCDMLRRQGMAIL, encoded by the coding sequence ATGCCACCAAAACTAATTCTCGCGTCAACCTCGCCCTACCGGCGGGAGTTGCTGGGCCGTCTCGGGCTGCCTTTTGAAGTCGCCAATCCGCAAACCGATGAAAGCCCCCTCGCCGGTGAAACACCTGAGGCCATGGCTTTGCGCCTGTCTGAAGCCAAGGCACGAGCAGTTGCCGAAGCATATCCGGATGCCCTGATCATCGGTAGCGACCAAGTCGCTACCGTCGATGGTGAAATTTATGGCAAGCCCGGCACCCACGAGCGCGCCGTCGAGCAACTGCGAGCCTTGTCGGGGAAAACCGTTAATTTTTTCACTGGCCTCTGCCTGTTCAACTCAAGGACCGGCGAAGCCGATGTGCATGGCGTTCCGACACTGGTAACTTTTCGCCAACTGCGCGACACGGAAATTGAGAACTACCTCCGCCGCGAGCCCGCCTACAACTGTGCCGGCTCGGCCAAATCCGAGGGCCTTGGCATCGCCCTGCTGAGCAGCATGAAGGGGGAAGATCCCAACGCCCTGGTTGGTTTGCCACTGATTGCGCTATGCGACATGCTGCGTCGCCAGGGCATGGCGATACTTTGA
- a CDS encoding SAM-dependent methyltransferase, which translates to MPGTLYLIPVPLGPTAPAESLPANVLATIKPLTHFVVEQAKTARAFLKAAGTDTPLQELTLVELNEHTKTNELDLLLAPLRTGHDVGLLSEAGCPAVADPGANLVGLAQKENIRVVPLIGPSSLLLALMASGLNGQRFAFQGYLPAKEADRSKALKELESESRKRQQTQIFIETPYRNRQMFDSILQACQPGTRLAVATDLTLPGESVLTRTIQQWKKQTPPEIERRPSVFLLLA; encoded by the coding sequence ATGCCGGGCACACTCTACCTGATACCCGTACCACTGGGACCGACGGCTCCAGCGGAATCCTTGCCAGCCAATGTATTGGCGACAATCAAGCCATTGACACATTTCGTCGTCGAACAGGCCAAGACAGCCCGCGCCTTTCTCAAGGCAGCGGGGACCGATACCCCCCTGCAGGAATTGACACTGGTGGAGCTTAACGAGCACACCAAGACGAACGAGCTCGACCTTCTGCTCGCTCCCTTGCGTACCGGCCACGACGTCGGCCTGCTCTCCGAGGCCGGCTGCCCCGCTGTCGCCGACCCCGGGGCAAATCTGGTGGGACTGGCGCAAAAGGAAAACATCCGCGTCGTTCCGCTCATCGGCCCCTCGTCGCTACTGCTCGCCCTAATGGCCTCAGGCTTGAATGGTCAGCGTTTTGCCTTTCAAGGCTACCTGCCGGCCAAGGAAGCCGACCGAAGCAAAGCCCTGAAAGAGCTCGAAAGCGAATCCAGAAAGCGGCAGCAAACGCAGATTTTCATCGAGACGCCATATCGCAACCGGCAAATGTTCGACAGCATCCTGCAAGCCTGCCAACCGGGAACTCGCCTGGCTGTCGCAACCGACCTCACGCTACCCGGCGAATCGGTACTGACGCGAACAATCCAGCAATGGAAAAAACAAACGCCGCCCGAAATCGAGCGGCGTCCGTCAGTTTTCCTTCTGCTCGCCTAA
- a CDS encoding S49 family peptidase yields the protein MDNPQTPNNAPGWERQALEKLAFSALQEQRLRRRWGIFFKFLGFAYLLVVMVAVVDWGADAEHLERHTALVNLNGVIQAKGEANGEDLIAALNGAFEAKNAVGVILRINSPGGSPVQAGIVNDEIRRLRGKYPDKQLYAVVEDMCASGGYYVAAAADKIYVDKASIVGSIGVLMDGFGFTGTMDKLGVERRLLTAGANKGFLDPFSPQAPQHKEHAQLLLNDIHQQFIDVVKAGRGKRLKESPEMFSGLMWTGAQSVELGLADGFGSVDSVARDVIKAEKVLDYSVKDNIAERFAKRLGASTFAGFWNGFSESAQGVRFQ from the coding sequence ATGGATAACCCCCAAACACCCAACAATGCACCTGGCTGGGAACGCCAGGCGCTGGAAAAACTGGCCTTCTCGGCGCTGCAAGAGCAGCGCTTGCGGCGGCGCTGGGGAATATTTTTCAAGTTTCTTGGCTTTGCCTACCTGCTTGTCGTCATGGTTGCGGTTGTCGATTGGGGGGCTGATGCCGAACATTTGGAGCGCCACACGGCACTGGTCAATCTGAATGGCGTCATCCAGGCCAAGGGTGAGGCCAACGGAGAAGATCTGATCGCGGCACTCAACGGTGCTTTCGAGGCCAAGAATGCGGTCGGAGTAATCTTGCGCATCAATAGCCCGGGCGGTAGTCCGGTTCAGGCCGGGATTGTCAATGACGAGATCCGGCGCTTGCGCGGCAAGTATCCGGACAAGCAGTTATACGCAGTCGTCGAGGATATGTGTGCTTCGGGTGGTTACTACGTGGCCGCTGCGGCTGACAAGATTTATGTAGACAAGGCCAGCATCGTTGGTTCGATTGGCGTGCTGATGGATGGCTTTGGTTTTACCGGCACGATGGACAAGTTGGGCGTCGAGCGCCGCTTGCTGACGGCCGGTGCAAACAAGGGCTTCCTCGACCCGTTTTCACCTCAGGCTCCGCAGCACAAGGAGCATGCGCAGCTTTTGCTCAACGATATTCATCAGCAATTCATCGATGTCGTAAAGGCTGGTCGCGGCAAGCGGCTGAAAGAATCCCCGGAGATGTTCTCGGGCTTGATGTGGACGGGCGCGCAAAGCGTCGAGCTTGGCCTTGCCGATGGTTTTGGCAGCGTGGATTCAGTGGCGCGCGATGTCATCAAGGCGGAAAAAGTCCTTGATTACTCGGTCAAGGACAATATCGCTGAACGCTTTGCCAAGCGATTGGGGGCAAGCACCTTTGCCGGATTCTGGAATGGCTTTTCGGAAAGCGCTCAGGGCGTTCGTTTTCAGTAG